The following proteins are co-located in the Candidatus Palauibacter australiensis genome:
- a CDS encoding ankyrin repeat domain-containing protein yields MTEAPLWAALLALPALAAVGVAPVQVPCEDWSTGPFWEKADPAAVRTCLASGYSVDERSAPGERTPLHLAARFSDDPDVIGVLVEAGAKLEAATRARRTPLHWAARYNGNPAMAGALLEYGASAYAETTHGRTPLHLAALVNENPAVVDALASVTDVNVRKHDGGTPLHDAARRIWDGPMGNPNPAVVEVLIRRGADLSAETEGGLTPAGRARDKRLAEMLREEEARREAIRARFLQSLATRCAVGVLVLSLLGYLVARVRRARRGVSGA; encoded by the coding sequence GTGACCGAGGCACCGCTGTGGGCGGCACTCCTTGCTCTTCCCGCTCTGGCCGCGGTTGGCGTCGCGCCGGTCCAGGTTCCGTGCGAGGACTGGTCGACGGGACCGTTCTGGGAGAAGGCGGACCCGGCGGCGGTGAGGACGTGTCTCGCCTCCGGGTACAGCGTCGACGAGCGGTCCGCCCCGGGCGAGCGGACGCCCCTGCACCTGGCGGCGCGGTTCAGCGACGATCCCGACGTGATCGGGGTGCTGGTCGAGGCGGGGGCCAAACTGGAGGCTGCGACCCGCGCGCGTCGGACGCCCCTGCACTGGGCGGCCAGGTACAACGGGAACCCGGCAATGGCAGGGGCACTGCTGGAATACGGGGCGAGCGCTTACGCCGAGACCACGCACGGCCGCACACCCCTTCACCTCGCCGCCCTGGTCAACGAGAACCCTGCCGTCGTGGATGCACTCGCCAGCGTGACCGACGTCAACGTCCGGAAGCACGACGGAGGGACGCCGCTGCACGACGCCGCCCGAAGGATCTGGGACGGCCCGATGGGAAACCCGAATCCGGCTGTCGTGGAGGTGCTGATCAGGCGCGGCGCCGACCTGTCGGCGGAGACCGAGGGGGGGCTTACCCCAGCGGGGCGGGCGAGAGACAAGCGTCTGGCCGAGATGCTGCGGGAGGAGGAAGCGCGCCGGGAGGCGATACGGGCGCGGTTCCTTCAGTCCCTGGCGACGAGATGCGCGGTGGGGGTCCTGGTCCTCAGCCTGCTGGGATACCTGGTCGCGCGAGTCCGGAGAGCGCGCCGGGGTGTGTCCGGCGCCTGA
- a CDS encoding rhodanese-like domain-containing protein codes for MNTAQMEHYKQKLAFETDAWDLKEALDRDDPVVVIDGRSAEAYARERIPGAVNLPHREISAETTAALDRSRLYVCYCDGIGCNASTKTALKLLGLGFEVRELMGGLDWWKRDGYATEGAEARAGTEIACGC; via the coding sequence ATGAACACGGCTCAGATGGAGCACTATAAGCAGAAGCTCGCCTTCGAGACCGACGCGTGGGACCTCAAGGAAGCGCTGGACCGGGACGATCCCGTCGTCGTGATCGACGGACGGTCCGCCGAGGCCTACGCCCGGGAGCGCATCCCCGGCGCCGTGAACCTCCCGCACCGGGAGATCAGCGCCGAGACGACGGCGGCGCTCGACCGGTCCAGGCTCTACGTCTGCTACTGCGACGGGATCGGCTGCAACGCCTCCACCAAGACCGCCCTCAAGCTCCTCGGCCTGGGGTTCGAGGTGCGAGAACTCATGGGCGGCCTCGACTGGTGGAAACGCGACGGCTACGCGACAGAGGGCGCCGAAGCCCGCGCCGGGACCGAGATCGCCTGCGGCTGCTGA
- a CDS encoding VOC family protein codes for MNVYINLPVADLERSRAFFAALGFAFDDDFSDEATLGMEISDNCYCMLVTHERFATFTPRPLADARAATEVLVSLQLESRGEVDGFMETALAHGADEPREPMDYGFMYARAFADPDGHIWEPFWLDLEAALAAGPVDVDDEGAS; via the coding sequence ATGAACGTCTACATCAACCTCCCGGTTGCCGACCTCGAACGCTCGCGGGCCTTCTTCGCGGCTCTCGGTTTCGCCTTCGACGACGATTTCAGCGATGAGGCGACCCTGGGGATGGAGATCAGCGACAACTGCTACTGCATGCTCGTTACGCACGAGAGGTTCGCCACGTTCACGCCTCGACCCCTCGCGGATGCGCGCGCGGCGACGGAGGTCCTGGTCTCGCTCCAACTGGAGAGCCGCGGGGAAGTGGACGGCTTCATGGAGACGGCGCTCGCGCACGGAGCGGACGAACCGCGGGAACCGATGGACTACGGCTTCATGTACGCGCGCGCCTTCGCGGACCCCGACGGGCATATCTGGGAGCCGTTCTGGCTCGATCTCGAGGCGGCCCTCGCGGCCGGCCCCGTCGATGTCGACGACGAGGGCGCCTCGTGA